The following coding sequences lie in one Oncorhynchus kisutch isolate 150728-3 linkage group LG27, Okis_V2, whole genome shotgun sequence genomic window:
- the LOC109872065 gene encoding bcl-2-related ovarian killer protein homolog A isoform X2: MEVIRRSSVFAAGVMEAFDHSPSDKELVSKSKALCRDYIHSRLNLYGLGSSKTQVDSTLCDVAAVLLCLGDELECMRPSVYRNVARQLNISVSMETMVSDAFVAVATEIFAAGITWGKVVSMYAVAGALAVDCVRQNQPATVQTIVDSLGQFVRKNLAPWLKKRGGWTDIKRCVVKLDAVPQTHWLSPIAQSCKHFLSTLYIYIMKEP; encoded by the exons ATGGAGGTGATTCGTCGCTCTTCTGTGTTTGCAGCGGGGGTGATGGAGGCCTTTGATCATTCCCCGTCAGACAAAGAACTGGTGTCCAAGTCCAAGGCACTGTGTAGGGACTACATACACTCTAGGCTCAACCTCTATGGGCTAGGCTCGTCCAAAACTCAGGTGGACTCAACGCTTTGTGATGTGGCTGCTGTTCTTCTCTGTCTCG GTGATGAGCTGGAGTGCATGCGGCCCAGTGTCTACCGGAACGTGGCGAGACAGCTCAACATCTCAGTATCCATGGAGACCATGGTTTCTGATGCCTTCGTTGCCGTGGCAACAGAGATATTCGCAGCAG GTATCACATGGGGGAAGGTGGTATCTATGTATGCCGTGGCTGGGGCTCTGGCGGTGGACTGTGTGCGACAGAACCAGCCAGCTACGGTCCAAACCATAGTGGACAGCCTGGGCCAGTTTGTCCGCAAGAACCTGGCACCTTGGCTGAAGAAACGCGGAGGATGG ACGGACATCAAGAGGTGTGTGGTGAAGTTAGATGCCGTTCCTCAGACCCATTGGCTGTCTCCCATTGCCCAATCCTGCAAGCACTTTCTATCAACACTGTACATCTACATTATGAAGGAGCCATGA
- the LOC109872065 gene encoding bcl-2-related ovarian killer protein homolog A isoform X1, with product MEVIRRSSVFAAGVMEAFDHSPSDKELVSKSKALCRDYIHSRLNLYGLGSSKTQVDSTLCDVAAVLLCLGDELECMRPSVYRNVARQLNISVSMETMVSDAFVAVATEIFAAGITWGKVVSMYAVAGALAVDCVRQNQPATVQTIVDSLGQFVRKNLAPWLKKRGGWVTLEMPVFFQTDIKRCVVKLDAVPQTHWLSPIAQSCKHFLSTLYIYIMKEP from the exons ATGGAGGTGATTCGTCGCTCTTCTGTGTTTGCAGCGGGGGTGATGGAGGCCTTTGATCATTCCCCGTCAGACAAAGAACTGGTGTCCAAGTCCAAGGCACTGTGTAGGGACTACATACACTCTAGGCTCAACCTCTATGGGCTAGGCTCGTCCAAAACTCAGGTGGACTCAACGCTTTGTGATGTGGCTGCTGTTCTTCTCTGTCTCG GTGATGAGCTGGAGTGCATGCGGCCCAGTGTCTACCGGAACGTGGCGAGACAGCTCAACATCTCAGTATCCATGGAGACCATGGTTTCTGATGCCTTCGTTGCCGTGGCAACAGAGATATTCGCAGCAG GTATCACATGGGGGAAGGTGGTATCTATGTATGCCGTGGCTGGGGCTCTGGCGGTGGACTGTGTGCGACAGAACCAGCCAGCTACGGTCCAAACCATAGTGGACAGCCTGGGCCAGTTTGTCCGCAAGAACCTGGCACCTTGGCTGAAGAAACGCGGAGGATGG GTCACGTTGGAAATGCCTGTCTTTTTCCAGACGGACATCAAGAGGTGTGTGGTGAAGTTAGATGCCGTTCCTCAGACCCATTGGCTGTCTCCCATTGCCCAATCCTGCAAGCACTTTCTATCAACACTGTACATCTACATTATGAAGGAGCCATGA